In Providencia zhijiangensis, a single window of DNA contains:
- a CDS encoding threonine/serine exporter: protein MFFIELIEKMVLAAVPAVGFAMVFNVPVRALKYCGLLGAIGYGSRMILMSLGLQIEWASFLAAILIGMIGIQWSRWWLAHPKVFTVAAVIPMFPGISAYIAMISVVKISQYGYTPELMETLVTYFLRASFIVGALSIGISLPGLWLYRKKPSV, encoded by the coding sequence ATGTTTTTCATTGAGCTAATTGAGAAAATGGTCTTAGCGGCTGTCCCTGCTGTTGGTTTTGCAATGGTGTTTAATGTGCCTGTGAGGGCATTGAAATATTGCGGGTTATTAGGCGCGATTGGTTATGGTTCACGAATGATTTTAATGTCGCTGGGGTTGCAAATTGAATGGGCGAGTTTTCTTGCCGCGATTTTAATTGGCATGATAGGGATTCAGTGGTCGCGTTGGTGGTTGGCTCATCCGAAAGTTTTTACCGTTGCAGCGGTTATTCCTATGTTTCCGGGTATCAGCGCCTATATCGCAATGATTTCTGTGGTGAAAATTTCCCAATATGGCTATACCCCAGAGTTAATGGAAACGCTGGTTACTTACTTTTTAAGGGCATCTTTTATTGTCGGTGCGCTCTCTATCGGCATTTCGTTACCTGGATTGTGGTTATATCGAAAAAAGCCAAGTGTTTGA
- a CDS encoding endonuclease: MIIALVCFSSLFISSVYAAPNNFTEAKTSSKSLVYGDQNHQGQGTLYCGCEWEWTGKSGGQVDLASCGYQVRKQQSRAERIEWEHIVPAWVFGHQRLCWQNGGRKNCVSTDPVFSRMEADMHNLAPSIGEVNGDRSNWSYGQLPANAPYSYGACRSRIDFKQKIFEPRDEVKGQVARVYFYMHDRYNLSMSRQQQQLFMAWDKQHPVNEWEQKRDQRIAKVMGHHNPFVTGERAWSLGHKNSGDGLNMSDKPSERVPQPVPQSSPNKDGEMQVKGNRNSKKYHLSHCSGFKTLSDKNAEFFANEADAQAKGYQLAGNCKPR; this comes from the coding sequence ATGATCATTGCGTTAGTATGTTTTTCCTCGTTATTTATCTCTTCCGTTTATGCTGCACCGAACAATTTCACTGAAGCGAAAACGTCCAGTAAAAGCCTCGTTTATGGTGATCAAAATCATCAGGGACAAGGAACGCTATATTGTGGCTGTGAGTGGGAATGGACAGGTAAAAGTGGTGGGCAAGTTGATTTAGCCTCATGCGGCTACCAAGTGCGTAAGCAACAGAGCCGTGCTGAGCGTATTGAATGGGAACATATTGTTCCTGCTTGGGTGTTTGGTCATCAAAGGCTGTGCTGGCAGAATGGCGGTCGTAAAAATTGCGTCTCAACTGACCCTGTGTTTTCTCGAATGGAAGCAGATATGCATAACCTCGCGCCTTCAATTGGGGAAGTGAACGGTGACCGCAGTAATTGGAGCTATGGCCAGTTACCGGCTAATGCGCCTTATTCTTACGGTGCATGTCGTAGCCGCATTGATTTTAAACAGAAAATCTTTGAGCCACGCGACGAGGTGAAAGGGCAGGTTGCTCGGGTCTATTTCTATATGCATGACCGCTATAATTTATCCATGTCACGCCAACAGCAGCAGTTATTTATGGCGTGGGATAAACAGCATCCGGTGAATGAATGGGAACAAAAACGTGATCAGCGCATTGCTAAAGTGATGGGGCACCATAACCCATTTGTGACGGGTGAAAGAGCGTGGAGTTTAGGGCACAAAAATAGCGGTGATGGCTTAAATATGAGTGATAAGCCCAGCGAAAGAGTCCCTCAGCCTGTACCTCAATCTTCCCCAAACAAGGACGGTGAGATGCAGGTAAAAGGTAACCGTAATTCAAAGAAATATCATTTATCCCACTGTTCAGGGTTTAAAACCTTATCGGATAAAAATGCGGAATTCTTTGCGAATGAAGCAGATGCTCAGGCAAAAGGTTATCAATTAGCGGGTAACTGTAAGCCTCGTTAA
- the phoH gene encoding phosphate starvation-inducible protein PhoH produces the protein MSRQKAATKARREMKRTSRKDRSGRYDMNNVTSFAEFTGIEPIGMAKERRDETPIAPRNEAQKLYINSIKHKQLIFANGEAGCGKTYISTALAADALINKEISKIIVTRPVLQAEEDLGFLPGDMSEKFAPYFRPVYDVLMKRLGASFLQYCLRPEIAKVEIAPFAYMRGRTFENAIVILDEAQNVTVTQMKMFLTRLGENVTVIVNGDVTQSDLPSGVQSGLGDALQRFSSDEMVSMVNFTIDDCVRSQLCHKALLAYND, from the coding sequence ATGAGTAGACAGAAAGCTGCAACAAAAGCACGTCGTGAAATGAAACGTACATCACGCAAAGACCGTTCAGGGAGGTATGATATGAACAACGTTACCTCCTTCGCTGAGTTTACAGGCATTGAGCCGATAGGCATGGCGAAAGAACGTCGCGATGAAACTCCAATAGCACCACGTAATGAAGCCCAGAAGCTCTACATTAATTCCATCAAGCACAAGCAGTTGATTTTCGCTAACGGTGAGGCAGGGTGCGGGAAAACCTATATCAGTACTGCATTGGCTGCGGATGCCTTGATTAACAAGGAAATTAGCAAAATCATTGTCACGAGACCCGTGTTGCAAGCGGAGGAAGATCTTGGTTTCTTACCGGGAGATATGTCTGAAAAGTTCGCGCCTTATTTCCGACCTGTTTATGACGTATTAATGAAGCGATTAGGCGCTTCGTTCCTACAGTATTGTTTACGCCCTGAGATTGCTAAAGTTGAAATAGCGCCATTTGCTTATATGCGTGGTCGCACATTCGAAAATGCGATTGTGATCCTCGATGAAGCACAGAACGTCACAGTCACTCAAATGAAAATGTTTTTAACTCGTTTGGGTGAGAACGTAACGGTAATTGTAAACGGTGACGTGACCCAATCTGATTTACCAAGCGGTGTTCAGTCAGGTTTAGGGGATGCGTTACAGCGCTTTAGTAGCGATGAAATGGTCTCGATGGTCAATTTCACGATTGATGATTGTGTGAGATCTCAGCTATGTCACAAGGCCCTGCTGGCTTACAATGACTAA
- a CDS encoding siderophore-interacting protein, whose translation MASEQTVEKNIYRPAPPQLIQVKSIVDISPSIRSITFTGEKLANYPTECEGGHLKIFIAPDHQSQPALPFLTEKGRSWPEDKPRPFVRTYTVRAIRPELNEIDIEFAMHEGVTGPAYLFARDAKPGYWLGITNPGGPDPLLPIRTHYFMAGDSSSLPAIAALLEKMPATAMGRVVLRLDHQADIRELAKPAGIEIDWICGDISQTTNLINTFKSWDIPESDVGFWIAGEDQIIRELRRFIRREKGFGRDDIYAIPYWRYGYDEEGYHHERHAVMDNPDD comes from the coding sequence GTGGCTAGTGAACAGACTGTTGAAAAAAATATCTACCGCCCAGCGCCCCCACAGCTTATTCAAGTTAAATCCATTGTCGATATCAGCCCTTCTATTCGCAGCATCACATTTACGGGTGAAAAGTTAGCCAATTACCCAACGGAGTGTGAAGGTGGTCATCTCAAAATTTTTATTGCCCCTGACCATCAAAGCCAACCCGCGCTTCCTTTCCTCACTGAAAAAGGACGTAGCTGGCCAGAAGATAAGCCGCGCCCTTTTGTGCGCACTTACACCGTTCGCGCTATTCGCCCTGAACTCAATGAAATCGATATTGAATTTGCCATGCACGAAGGGGTAACAGGTCCTGCTTATCTGTTTGCTCGTGATGCAAAACCGGGTTATTGGCTGGGGATCACCAACCCTGGTGGCCCAGATCCACTACTACCTATCCGCACACATTATTTTATGGCGGGTGATTCAAGCTCTTTGCCTGCGATTGCGGCGTTACTGGAAAAAATGCCTGCTACCGCGATGGGACGCGTCGTTCTACGCCTTGACCACCAAGCGGATATTCGCGAGTTAGCCAAGCCAGCAGGCATCGAAATTGATTGGATCTGCGGAGACATTAGCCAAACTACCAATCTGATTAATACATTCAAATCGTGGGATATTCCAGAATCCGATGTGGGCTTTTGGATTGCCGGTGAAGATCAAATTATCCGTGAATTACGCCGTTTTATTAGACGTGAGAAAGGTTTTGGTCGCGATGATATCTATGCAATTCCTTACTGGCGATATGGCTATGATGAAGAAGGTTATCATCATGAACGTCACGCCGTCATGGACAACCCTGACGACTAA
- a CDS encoding DUF2474 domain-containing protein: MSSEEKLPQTKAITDTTLRSPWWKKLGWMAAIWLGSVLALFAFSSLFRLLMTAAGMKVK, translated from the coding sequence ATGTCTTCAGAGGAAAAATTACCCCAGACCAAGGCTATCACTGATACAACTCTCCGCTCACCTTGGTGGAAGAAACTCGGTTGGATGGCAGCAATTTGGTTAGGAAGTGTATTGGCACTATTCGCATTCTCTTCCTTATTTAGATTGTTGATGACCGCCGCTGGCATGAAAGTGAAGTAA
- the cydB gene encoding cytochrome d ubiquinol oxidase subunit II, which yields MGIDLPLIWFVIIVFSMLMYIVMDGFDLGIGILYPALKESQDRDLMMNSVAPVWDGNETWLVLGGAALFGAFPLAYAIVLDALSIPLTFMLLALIFRGVAFEFRFRADESHRRRWDHAFIWGSILTTFSQGIVIGAFIQGFHVENRVYMGGYFDWFAPFPLFCGFGLVIAYALLACGWLIMKTEGHLRKTMYRVLTPLTLVMLAVIGVISLWTPMLNEAVYTRWFSLPNLFFFLPVPLLVLGCVWIILKSAKRQRHDSVPFLAALMLIFLGFTGLGISVWPSLIPPAITFRDAAGPSESLGFMLVGALFIIPVILVYTYWSYYVFRGKITPDQGYH from the coding sequence ATGGGCATTGATTTACCACTAATTTGGTTTGTCATCATCGTCTTCAGTATGTTGATGTATATCGTGATGGACGGTTTTGACTTAGGTATTGGTATTTTGTACCCAGCCTTAAAAGAGAGCCAAGACCGAGATTTAATGATGAACAGTGTGGCACCGGTTTGGGATGGTAACGAAACCTGGTTAGTGCTTGGTGGTGCGGCGCTATTTGGGGCATTCCCATTAGCCTATGCCATTGTTTTAGATGCGCTATCCATCCCTCTTACCTTTATGTTGCTAGCACTGATTTTTCGTGGGGTCGCCTTTGAGTTCCGCTTCCGCGCCGATGAATCTCATCGCCGCCGCTGGGATCACGCCTTTATTTGGGGATCGATTCTTACCACATTCTCCCAAGGGATTGTGATTGGTGCGTTTATTCAAGGCTTCCACGTTGAAAACCGTGTGTATATGGGTGGCTATTTTGACTGGTTCGCACCTTTCCCTCTGTTCTGTGGATTTGGATTAGTCATCGCTTACGCCTTACTGGCATGTGGCTGGTTGATCATGAAAACAGAAGGACACCTGCGTAAAACCATGTATCGCGTGCTAACTCCATTAACACTGGTCATGTTAGCAGTGATTGGCGTGATCAGTTTATGGACGCCAATGTTAAATGAGGCGGTTTATACGCGTTGGTTTAGCTTACCAAACCTGTTTTTCTTCTTACCAGTTCCTTTATTAGTGCTCGGCTGTGTGTGGATCATTTTAAAAAGCGCCAAACGTCAACGTCACGATAGCGTGCCATTTCTCGCTGCACTCATGCTGATTTTCTTAGGGTTTACAGGATTAGGCATCAGCGTTTGGCCAAGTTTAATTCCGCCAGCAATTACCTTCCGCGATGCGGCAGGTCCTTCAGAAAGCTTAGGCTTTATGCTAGTTGGCGCCCTATTCATTATCCCTGTTATTTTGGTTTATACCTATTGGAGTTACTATGTCTTCAGAGGAAAAATTACCCCAGACCAAGGCTATCACTGA